The Gavia stellata isolate bGavSte3 chromosome 26, bGavSte3.hap2, whole genome shotgun sequence genome has a window encoding:
- the SCN4B gene encoding sodium channel subunit beta-4 translates to MAPRPPAGRRRAAPRLLAALLGLHVFAIAFALEVSVGKTNTVMALNNSNVLLPCTFTTCIGFQDLVFTWYFNSTEMIYHGKIKSKASEPFLVGRNPRVEFVGSTTGKDNNISIVLKNVEFSDAGKYTCHVRNPKEKNAQHNATIFLTVVQKMVETDNTLTLIIVGVVGGLIGLLILFMLIKRVVLFIIKKTQDGKKECLVSSSGNDNTENGLAGSKAEQKAPPKA, encoded by the exons AtggccccgcgcccgcccgccggccgccgccgcgccgcgccgcgcctgCTGGCAGCGCTCCTGG GTTTGCACGTCTTCGCCATCGCCTTCGCCTTGGAGGTGTCAGTGGGGAAGACCAACACTGTGATGGCTCTGAATAACTCCAATGTCCTGCTGCCCTGCACCTTCACCACCTGCATCGGCTTTCAGGACCTGGTCTTCACATGGTATTTCAACTCGACAGAGATG ATTTACCATGGCAAGATAAAGAGCAAAGCCTCGGAGCCCTTCCTCGTGGGACGCAACCCACGGGTCGAGTTTGTCGGCTCGACGACCGGGAAGGACAACAACATCTCCATCGTCCTGAAGAATGTGGAGTTCAGCGATGCTGGGAAATACACCTGCCACGTCAGGAACCCCAAGGAGAAGAACGCACAGCACAACGCCACCATCTTCCTCACGGTGGTCCAGAAGA TGGTGGAGACGGACAACACTTTGACGCTCATCATCGTGGGCGTTGTGGGGGGGCTTATCGGCCTCCTCATCCTCTTCATGCTCATCAAGAGGGTTGTCCTGTTCATCATCAAGAAGACCCAGGATGGGAA GAAGGAGTGTCTCGTGAGCTCGTCAGGGAACGACAACACCGAGAACGGCCTGGCCGGCTCCAAGGCAGAGCAAAAAGCACCACCAAAGGCATGA